The following proteins come from a genomic window of Gossypium raimondii isolate GPD5lz chromosome 5, ASM2569854v1, whole genome shotgun sequence:
- the LOC105770485 gene encoding transcription initiation factor IIA subunit 2 — translation MATFELYRRSTIGMCLTETLDEMVSSSTLSPELAIQVLVQFDKSMTEALESQVKSKVSIKGHLHTYRFCDNVWTFILQDALFKNEDTQENVGRVKIVACDSKLLSQ, via the exons ATGGCGACGTTTGAGCTTTACCGGAGGTCAACGATCGGGATGTGTTTGACGGAGACTTTAGACGAGATGGTTTCAAGCAGTACTTTAAGCCCTGAGCTCGCTATTCAGGTTCTCGTCCAGTTCGATAAG TCTATGACTGAAGCCCTGGAAAGTCAAGTGAAGAGCAAGGTTTCCATTAAG GGACATCTGCACACCTATAGATTCTGCGACAATGTTTGGACCTTCATCTTACAAGATGCTTTGTTTAAGAACGAGGATACTCAGGAAAACGTAGGTCGAGTCAAAATAGTAGCATGCGACTCAAAGCTGCTCTCACAATGA